In one window of Catenulispora sp. MAP5-51 DNA:
- a CDS encoding ComEC/Rec2 family competence protein → MSLTVTFRSVEPDRHSRRDLRLVPILLAAYSAAFVGDGLVSPAALLLWAGCALAGLSLLLRSGIRRHEDLHVGQALHRTRPASTRTRTRRRTLAAACFVAAGAGTAATTRTIATHTGPLPRLAAAHAQATVEAVITDDPHTATSAHGPFAVVPLRIERVNEFGTRLPATALASDPGAWQFLPSTRVRVTGRLRPAHDDTPDAAAVSVHRPPDVLAGPNALQRLAGRLRQALRDACADLPADPRGLVPGLVIGDVSQEPESLSAAFRDTGLTHLTAVSGENLVFVLTAAMPIARLAGVRGRFLTLTGLVVVIGFTVLARPEPSMVRASVMAVLGLLLAAVGRRARGLPLLCAGGTLLLLFDPWLARSYGFALSLAATAGLFILAPGWQQALLDRRVPHRIAESLACTAAAEAFCLPILVSFTAAVTPLSLPANLLAEFCVGPATVLGAAALLAASVWLPLGHAVAWLAQWPADGIVAVARYGSRLPGATVGWPDGLPGTLALLGVYALVFLISAAMAKRKEEVS, encoded by the coding sequence ATGAGCCTGACCGTCACCTTCCGCTCCGTCGAGCCCGATCGGCATTCGCGCCGCGATCTGCGCCTCGTACCGATCCTGCTGGCCGCGTACAGCGCAGCCTTCGTCGGCGACGGCCTCGTCTCGCCGGCGGCGCTGCTGCTCTGGGCCGGCTGTGCCCTGGCCGGCCTCTCCCTTCTGCTGCGCAGCGGGATCCGGCGCCACGAAGACCTGCACGTCGGCCAAGCTCTCCACCGAACTCGCCCGGCCTCGACCCGCACCAGAACCCGCCGCCGTACCCTCGCCGCCGCCTGCTTCGTCGCGGCCGGAGCGGGCACCGCCGCCACCACGCGTACCATCGCCACCCACACCGGCCCGCTCCCGCGCCTGGCCGCGGCGCACGCCCAGGCGACCGTCGAGGCCGTCATCACCGACGATCCGCATACTGCGACGTCCGCGCACGGCCCTTTCGCGGTCGTGCCCCTGCGCATCGAGCGCGTCAACGAGTTCGGCACCCGGCTTCCGGCGACCGCACTGGCTTCCGACCCCGGCGCGTGGCAGTTCCTGCCGTCCACCCGCGTGCGCGTCACCGGCCGCCTCCGTCCGGCCCACGACGACACCCCCGATGCCGCCGCCGTCTCCGTGCACCGGCCGCCCGACGTCCTCGCCGGCCCGAACGCCCTCCAGCGGCTGGCCGGCAGACTGCGCCAAGCCCTGCGCGACGCCTGCGCCGACCTGCCTGCCGACCCGCGCGGTCTGGTGCCCGGCCTGGTGATCGGCGACGTGTCGCAGGAGCCGGAGAGCCTGAGTGCCGCCTTCCGCGACACCGGCCTGACCCACCTGACCGCGGTGAGCGGCGAGAACCTGGTGTTCGTCCTGACCGCCGCGATGCCGATCGCGCGCCTGGCCGGAGTCCGGGGCAGGTTCCTGACGCTCACCGGCCTGGTCGTGGTCATCGGCTTCACCGTCTTGGCCCGCCCCGAGCCGTCGATGGTGCGGGCCAGCGTGATGGCCGTGCTCGGTCTGCTCCTCGCGGCCGTCGGACGGCGCGCGCGGGGGCTCCCGCTGCTGTGCGCGGGCGGGACCCTGCTGCTCCTGTTCGATCCCTGGCTCGCCCGGTCTTACGGATTCGCCCTCTCGCTGGCCGCGACCGCCGGCCTCTTCATCCTGGCGCCGGGCTGGCAGCAGGCGCTCCTCGACCGCCGGGTGCCGCACCGCATCGCCGAGTCGCTGGCCTGCACGGCCGCGGCCGAGGCCTTCTGCCTGCCGATCCTGGTCTCCTTCACCGCCGCCGTCACCCCGCTCTCGCTCCCGGCGAACCTGCTCGCCGAGTTCTGCGTCGGGCCGGCGACCGTCCTCGGGGCCGCCGCCCTGCTCGCCGCGTCCGTCTGGCTCCCCCTCGGCCACGCGGTGGCCTGGCTGGCCCAGTGGCCCGCCGACGGGATCGTCGCGGTCGCCCGCTACGGCTCCCGGCTGCCCGGCGCGACCGTCGGCTGGCCCGACGGGCTGCCCGGGACCCTCGCCCTGTTGGGGGTCTACGCGCTGGTGTTCCTGATCTCGGCCGCGATGGCCAAACGCAAGGAGGAAGTGTCATGA
- a CDS encoding ComEA family DNA-binding protein translates to MERTTPGAAPNGSAQPRSPQPTARDRLASLQGDPPRYWSPAAEGPLPLSEALAARRHAHRPWWRRAAQSIEHRVPPTLRGRWALSLPAATAVALVAVAGAAAGGWYLTRSQSTVVDVAAGNAGEAVSATQPPDDDHAAPAGDAGSAGNAGSAGNAGNTPSGHDAACRPHSSPSGTPRALPQASPTSWHAHRAIAVLATARPIGNTRPAHAAAVEPASGSGLAASWSRAPITHRYAQAMAAKRPTCQPHTARSTTPALAGAASASASASASTGAVGGASAGAVVVDVEGKVAHPGIQTLPAGSRVYEALAAAGGALPGVDATALDLARPVTDGEQLRVGIAGAPTPVVGLPQPSSGGAARGKRGKPVQPVDLNTATLEQLETVPDIGPALAQRILDYRTEHGRFESVAQLRQVRGIGERKFADMRDSVTV, encoded by the coding sequence ATGGAACGAACCACCCCGGGAGCCGCGCCGAATGGCAGCGCCCAACCCCGCAGCCCGCAGCCGACGGCGCGCGACCGGCTGGCTTCGCTCCAAGGGGACCCGCCGCGGTATTGGTCGCCTGCCGCAGAAGGTCCCCTGCCTCTCTCCGAGGCGCTGGCCGCCCGGCGCCACGCGCACCGCCCCTGGTGGCGCCGGGCGGCCCAGTCGATCGAGCACCGTGTCCCGCCGACCCTGCGCGGTCGCTGGGCCCTGAGCCTGCCCGCCGCGACGGCGGTGGCGCTGGTGGCCGTCGCCGGTGCCGCCGCGGGCGGGTGGTATCTGACCCGTTCGCAGAGCACGGTCGTGGATGTCGCGGCGGGGAACGCCGGAGAGGCGGTCTCGGCGACCCAGCCGCCTGACGACGACCATGCCGCTCCGGCCGGCGACGCCGGTAGCGCCGGTAACGCCGGTAGCGCCGGTAACGCCGGCAACACCCCATCAGGGCACGACGCCGCATGCCGGCCGCACTCGTCGCCATCGGGAACACCCCGCGCGTTGCCTCAGGCCTCGCCGACGAGCTGGCACGCACACCGCGCGATCGCGGTCCTGGCAACAGCGAGGCCCATCGGGAACACGCGCCCGGCGCACGCCGCCGCGGTCGAACCGGCTTCCGGATCCGGCCTGGCCGCGAGTTGGTCCCGGGCCCCCATCACGCACCGCTATGCGCAAGCGATGGCCGCGAAGCGTCCGACCTGTCAGCCCCACACCGCCAGGTCCACCACCCCGGCCCTGGCCGGCGCGGCATCCGCATCCGCATCCGCATCCGCATCTACTGGCGCGGTCGGTGGGGCCTCGGCCGGCGCGGTCGTCGTGGACGTCGAAGGCAAGGTCGCGCACCCCGGTATCCAGACCCTGCCCGCCGGATCGCGCGTCTACGAGGCGTTGGCCGCCGCCGGCGGCGCGCTGCCCGGCGTGGACGCCACCGCCCTCGACCTCGCGCGGCCGGTCACCGACGGCGAGCAGCTGCGCGTCGGGATCGCGGGGGCACCGACCCCCGTCGTCGGCCTGCCGCAGCCGTCGTCCGGTGGGGCCGCGCGCGGAAAGCGCGGCAAGCCCGTGCAGCCGGTGGATCTCAACACCGCGACGCTGGAGCAGCTGGAGACGGTGCCCGACATCGGTCCGGCGCTGGCCCAGCGGATCCTGGACTATCGGACCGAGCACGGCCGCTTCGAGTCCGTGGCGCAGCTGCGGCAGGTCCGGGGGATCGGCGAGCGGAAGTTCGCTGACATGCGTGACTCGGTGACGGTGTGA